One window of Streptomyces sp. NBC_00273 genomic DNA carries:
- a CDS encoding DUF6882 domain-containing protein — translation MGLFKRAGKPESPAQGVDPTDLSTLLLQGEDIIDQLTRAHVSWGLGSADRWGLDQKTGLITWTFPDKTATAPAQILASFSPSSSSWLWAWANESILPEMSRDARSVRDWAEAHGHHALAQPKVDADEQAAATLAALAVRITRATGFYRGPGGNSIVIITFGPVTLTAADGSTSTFNITLD, via the coding sequence ATGGGATTGTTCAAGCGGGCCGGCAAGCCGGAAAGCCCTGCTCAGGGAGTGGATCCGACTGACCTGAGCACGCTGCTGCTGCAGGGCGAAGACATCATCGACCAGCTGACTCGCGCGCACGTGTCCTGGGGGCTAGGCTCGGCGGACCGCTGGGGCCTGGACCAGAAGACCGGCCTTATCACGTGGACCTTCCCTGACAAGACCGCGACGGCGCCCGCGCAGATCCTGGCCAGCTTCAGCCCCTCGTCAAGCTCGTGGCTGTGGGCCTGGGCGAACGAGAGCATCCTCCCGGAGATGAGCCGCGACGCTCGAAGCGTGCGGGACTGGGCGGAAGCCCATGGCCACCACGCTCTGGCCCAACCGAAGGTCGATGCCGACGAGCAGGCGGCGGCAACTCTCGCGGCTCTGGCCGTCCGGATCACTAGGGCGACCGGCTTCTATCGGGGCCCGGGTGGCAACTCCATCGTGATCATCACGTTCGGGCCGGTCACCCTGACCGCTGCGGATGGCAGCACGTCCACCTTCAACATCACTCTCGACTAG
- the istA gene encoding IS21 family transposase, with protein sequence MVDIIEIYVHWYAGRSKSQVGASLGLDRKTVRKYLRPAEEAGMAPGGPPMSEADWAKMIKSWFPELVSRRLNQITWPEIEHYRDYVKGLLKTTSVTTIHQRLRDEHKLKASLSSFRRWVHENLPDEAARSRVTGLRDEVEPGSEAQIAYGFLGQWINPGTGKRHRIWAFVMVLPCSRHMFVRPVVYMDQNAWTEAHVEAFRYFGGIPRRLVPDNLRTAVDRPDLYDPKINKSYSELASYYGTLPDPARAAHPKDKPRVERPMPYVRDSFWSGRQFTSIEQMQAEAIAWARNVAGKRQCRPLGGAAPLAVFDAVEAQALLPLPEKPFVLARWSAATVGPDIHIKVGRTLYSVPWKLIGRKVDVRSTATMVQVFYEGELVKTHTALDQGKRTDKNDYPPEKIAFQMRTPIWCRSQASEVGDACREVIDQLLEVNALYRLRAAQGILGLPKKYGDGRLEAACTKAITVGDPSYRTIKGILIAGTETDPEPETGDAGAAAFFHGPEGLFAAAIPTQTADELHGDQGHDDAEEAAR encoded by the coding sequence GTGGTCGACATCATCGAGATCTACGTCCACTGGTACGCGGGCCGCTCAAAGAGCCAGGTCGGGGCATCTTTGGGGCTGGACCGCAAGACGGTCAGGAAGTACCTACGGCCGGCGGAGGAAGCTGGAATGGCCCCAGGCGGGCCGCCGATGAGCGAGGCCGACTGGGCCAAGATGATCAAAAGCTGGTTCCCGGAACTGGTCAGCCGGCGGCTGAACCAGATCACCTGGCCGGAGATCGAGCACTATCGTGACTACGTCAAGGGTCTGCTCAAGACAACCAGCGTGACTACGATCCATCAGCGGCTGCGGGACGAGCACAAGCTGAAGGCGTCGTTGTCGTCGTTCCGGCGGTGGGTGCACGAGAACCTTCCCGACGAGGCGGCCAGGTCTCGGGTCACGGGGCTGCGGGACGAGGTCGAGCCCGGCTCGGAAGCCCAGATCGCCTACGGATTCCTCGGTCAGTGGATCAACCCGGGCACCGGGAAGCGCCACCGGATCTGGGCATTCGTGATGGTGCTGCCCTGCTCGCGGCACATGTTCGTCCGCCCGGTGGTCTACATGGACCAGAACGCGTGGACCGAGGCCCACGTTGAAGCGTTTCGCTACTTCGGCGGGATCCCGCGCCGGCTGGTGCCGGACAACTTGCGGACAGCGGTGGACCGGCCCGACCTCTACGACCCGAAGATCAACAAGTCGTACAGCGAACTCGCCTCCTACTACGGGACCCTGCCGGATCCGGCCAGGGCCGCGCATCCGAAGGACAAGCCCCGGGTTGAGCGGCCGATGCCCTACGTCCGCGACTCGTTCTGGAGTGGTCGGCAGTTCACCTCGATCGAGCAGATGCAGGCCGAGGCGATCGCCTGGGCGAGGAATGTGGCGGGCAAGCGGCAGTGCCGGCCGTTGGGCGGGGCTGCCCCGCTGGCGGTGTTCGACGCGGTTGAGGCCCAAGCCCTGCTCCCGCTGCCGGAGAAGCCGTTCGTGCTGGCCCGCTGGTCGGCCGCCACCGTCGGCCCGGACATCCACATCAAGGTCGGCCGCACCCTCTACTCGGTGCCCTGGAAGCTGATCGGCCGCAAGGTCGACGTCCGCTCCACCGCGACCATGGTGCAGGTCTTTTACGAGGGCGAGCTAGTGAAGACACACACTGCCCTTGACCAGGGAAAACGCACCGACAAGAACGATTACCCGCCGGAGAAGATCGCCTTCCAGATGCGGACGCCGATCTGGTGCCGCAGCCAGGCGTCCGAGGTCGGCGACGCCTGCCGGGAGGTGATCGACCAGCTGCTGGAAGTCAACGCGCTTTACCGGCTCCGCGCCGCCCAGGGCATCCTCGGGCTGCCCAAGAAGTACGGCGACGGCCGTCTGGAGGCCGCTTGCACCAAGGCCATCACGGTCGGCGACCCGTCCTACCGCACCATCAAGGGCATCCTGATCGCCGGGACCGAGACCGACCCGGAGCCCGAGACGGGCGACGCGGGAGCCGCGGCCTTCTTTCACGGGCCGGAGGGGCTGTTCGCCGCCGCCATCCCCACCCAGACGGCGGACGAACTCCACGGTGACCAGGGCCACGACGACGCCGAGGAGGCCGCGCGATGA
- a CDS encoding TetR/AcrR family transcriptional regulator, translating into MAKERYHHGDLHGALLDAAETLVRERGADGWSLREASARVGVSPSAAYHHFGSRDALVSALSEVVLARLGNRLRDAMDAALEQGPERLAACGRAYVTWAVEDPAVARLVFRGGATTAQSVISPHPHDVLTTELDRLTETGHLPPGARPGAEFAVWAAIHGLAVLLIDGLVRIDDREGIECQTERLVFATFNGLARETAPEPQRPTPTTTHTRRLTQGPAPSPGPHTPSPSPSS; encoded by the coding sequence ATGGCGAAGGAGCGATATCACCACGGGGACCTGCACGGCGCGTTGCTCGACGCGGCGGAGACCCTCGTACGGGAGCGGGGGGCCGACGGCTGGTCGCTGCGTGAAGCATCGGCGCGGGTCGGTGTCAGCCCCAGCGCCGCCTACCACCACTTCGGCTCGCGTGACGCACTCGTGTCCGCCCTGTCCGAGGTCGTGCTGGCCCGGCTGGGGAACCGCCTGCGCGACGCCATGGACGCGGCGCTGGAGCAGGGTCCCGAACGCCTCGCCGCATGCGGGCGTGCCTATGTCACCTGGGCCGTCGAAGATCCGGCCGTCGCCCGGCTCGTCTTCCGCGGCGGCGCCACAACGGCGCAGTCCGTCATCTCACCCCACCCGCACGACGTGCTCACGACCGAACTCGACCGCTTGACCGAAACGGGCCACTTGCCCCCGGGAGCCCGCCCGGGCGCCGAGTTCGCGGTCTGGGCCGCCATCCACGGCCTGGCCGTCCTGCTCATCGACGGCCTCGTACGCATCGATGACCGGGAAGGCATCGAATGCCAGACCGAACGTCTGGTCTTCGCCACCTTCAACGGCCTGGCGCGGGAAACCGCGCCTGAGCCCCAGCGGCCCACGCCCACCACCACGCACACGCGACGCCTCACCCAGGGCCCGGCCCCCAGCCCCGGACCGCACACGCCCTCGCCCTCGCCTTCGTCCTGA
- a CDS encoding MBL fold metallo-hydrolase: protein MCATDPALLASDGAPDVLHSPPPVVAGSPVEVSEGVFVISDHRVELVPNVGIVLGEKAALVIDTGIGPRNGALVLEQARCLAGGRRLYLTLTHFHPEHGFGAQAFKGAATTVYNRGQRAELRRKGASYLDMFKGLSPAVAAELEGVELVDPDLVYEGEAEIDLGGRTVLLREVGPAHTRSDQIVLVDGRVLFAGDLLETRIFPIVPYFPPHDTDVDGEGWIGVLDELAALAPQTVVPGHGEVTDASLIRDVRDYLAYVRDEALRLRERGATADETAASIAENARTRWPSWERPEWIGLAARAFYDTSAPA, encoded by the coding sequence ATGTGCGCCACCGACCCCGCGCTTCTCGCTTCCGACGGCGCGCCGGATGTCCTGCACAGCCCCCCGCCCGTCGTAGCGGGATCTCCCGTCGAAGTGTCCGAGGGCGTCTTCGTCATCTCGGACCACCGCGTCGAGTTGGTGCCCAACGTCGGCATCGTCCTTGGTGAGAAGGCCGCACTGGTCATCGACACCGGCATCGGCCCCCGCAACGGTGCGCTGGTGCTGGAACAGGCCCGGTGCCTGGCCGGCGGCCGCCGCCTGTACTTGACCCTCACCCACTTCCATCCTGAGCACGGCTTCGGCGCGCAGGCGTTCAAGGGCGCCGCCACGACCGTCTACAACCGCGGTCAGCGTGCCGAACTGCGGCGCAAGGGAGCCAGCTACCTCGACATGTTCAAGGGCCTGAGCCCCGCAGTCGCTGCCGAACTCGAAGGGGTCGAACTGGTCGACCCCGATCTGGTCTACGAGGGCGAGGCCGAGATCGACCTCGGCGGCCGTACCGTGTTGCTGCGAGAGGTCGGTCCCGCGCACACCCGATCCGACCAGATCGTCCTCGTGGACGGCCGAGTGCTGTTCGCCGGCGATCTGTTGGAGACCCGCATCTTCCCGATCGTCCCGTACTTCCCGCCCCACGACACCGATGTGGACGGCGAGGGCTGGATCGGCGTGCTCGACGAGCTTGCCGCACTCGCCCCGCAGACCGTCGTTCCCGGTCACGGCGAGGTGACCGACGCCTCGCTCATCCGCGACGTCCGCGACTACCTCGCCTACGTCCGCGACGAAGCACTGCGGCTGCGCGAGCGCGGCGCCACCGCCGACGAGACGGCCGCCTCCATCGCGGAGAACGCCCGTACCCGCTGGCCTTCCTGGGAACGCCCCGAGTGGATCGGCCTCGCCGCCCGCGCCTTCTACGACACCAGCGCACCGGCCTGA
- a CDS encoding NPP1 family protein: MFGLPHVLRTSWLRPFPLGGKGRPSGLIAAGLTIVLIVCGLLAVPSEASAAEPEPPRALPQNATDNDAKWQPALDYDTDGCYNVPAIGQDGTIAQGLDHNGTSAPADCRDQSDLDNSNAYARQRCNSGWCVYLYDYYFEKDVAVEHWPDAGGHVHDWEHIAVWVQNDQAKWVSASQHGGYEIKAADDVLWDGTHPKLVYHKDGASTHNFRFASSGDEPPENHYHRWMRSPLVSSNGFPSGLRDKLFDHDFDHASIAIKDSSYPSDLKNAMFPFDYTRDENSPGDPNPPAEPPETPRPTDPLKVMVVGDSMTQGHEGDWTWPYRLWQWFRDQDVSVDFVGPYTGTVPPDAASAPQPPPLQGEQQAVTRPPQTSGGYARGAEEFDSDHFAVWGRQAAQDKTLIREQVKNHRPDLLLVGLGFNDMGWFVSDANGALASMKSLVDEARAADPELKFALANVPQRTRIGGRDDLIANTDTYNQLLSDAISRWSTDRSPVELVDWRGEYSCEPDGCPAGYDGLHPNALGEYQSPTPSRRPCTTATTWAPPYRPSRRTCPPGRHPCRITSSPPPRTAASR; the protein is encoded by the coding sequence ATGTTCGGCCTTCCCCATGTTCTGAGAACCTCCTGGTTACGGCCCTTTCCCTTAGGCGGCAAAGGCCGTCCGAGCGGTCTGATCGCCGCCGGTCTCACGATCGTCCTGATCGTGTGCGGCCTGCTGGCCGTGCCCTCGGAGGCGAGCGCCGCCGAACCCGAACCGCCGCGGGCACTACCGCAGAACGCCACCGACAACGATGCGAAATGGCAGCCTGCCCTGGATTACGACACGGACGGTTGCTACAACGTGCCGGCGATCGGGCAGGACGGGACCATCGCCCAGGGCCTCGACCACAACGGCACGTCCGCTCCGGCCGATTGCCGTGACCAGTCCGACCTGGACAACAGCAACGCCTATGCGCGCCAGCGGTGCAATTCCGGCTGGTGCGTCTACCTCTACGACTACTACTTCGAGAAGGACGTCGCAGTCGAGCATTGGCCAGACGCCGGCGGTCACGTCCACGACTGGGAGCACATCGCCGTCTGGGTCCAGAACGACCAGGCGAAGTGGGTCTCCGCGTCGCAGCACGGCGGCTACGAGATCAAAGCGGCCGACGACGTCCTGTGGGACGGTACCCACCCCAAGCTCGTCTATCACAAGGACGGCGCCTCCACGCACAACTTCCGCTTCGCGTCATCGGGGGACGAGCCACCCGAGAACCACTACCACCGATGGATGCGCTCGCCTCTGGTGTCGTCCAACGGTTTCCCGAGCGGGCTGCGCGACAAGCTTTTCGACCACGATTTCGACCACGCCTCGATCGCCATCAAGGACTCGAGCTACCCGAGCGATCTCAAGAACGCCATGTTCCCGTTCGACTACACCCGCGACGAGAACTCACCGGGCGACCCCAACCCGCCCGCTGAGCCACCAGAAACACCGCGGCCCACTGACCCGCTCAAGGTGATGGTGGTGGGTGATTCCATGACACAAGGTCATGAGGGCGACTGGACCTGGCCATATCGGCTGTGGCAGTGGTTCAGGGACCAGGATGTATCGGTGGATTTCGTGGGCCCGTACACGGGGACCGTGCCGCCCGACGCCGCGTCGGCACCGCAGCCTCCCCCGCTCCAGGGCGAGCAGCAAGCGGTCACGCGACCGCCACAGACGTCCGGCGGGTACGCCAGGGGCGCGGAGGAGTTCGACAGCGACCATTTCGCCGTGTGGGGAAGGCAGGCGGCCCAGGACAAGACCCTGATCCGTGAGCAGGTGAAGAACCACCGGCCGGACCTGCTGCTGGTCGGGCTCGGGTTCAACGACATGGGCTGGTTCGTCAGCGATGCGAACGGCGCCCTGGCGAGCATGAAGTCACTGGTCGACGAGGCCCGCGCCGCCGATCCCGAGTTGAAGTTCGCGCTGGCCAACGTCCCCCAGCGCACCCGGATCGGCGGACGGGACGATCTGATCGCCAACACCGACACCTACAACCAGCTGCTGAGCGATGCGATCTCCCGGTGGAGCACCGACCGGTCCCCGGTCGAACTGGTCGACTGGCGCGGGGAGTACTCCTGCGAGCCGGACGGATGCCCCGCCGGTTACGACGGCCTGCACCCCAACGCGCTCGGCGAATACCAATCGCCCACGCCTTCGAGAAGACCCTGCACGACCGCTACCACCTGGGCACCGCCATACCGGCCGTCCCGGCGAACGTGCCCGCCCGGGCGACACCCGTGCCGGATAACATCGTCGCCTCCTCCGAGGACAGCGGCATCAAGGTGA
- a CDS encoding fibronectin type III domain-containing protein, whose translation MPDNIVASSEDSGIKVTEWEYQVRTDNGDTVKSDWSPTVRATAHPRTAPPPVGIVTTATATGVDVVWGAPTGPYTDTIDRYQVITFDKDTPGAFIDSTSVTGKSIHIDGLTPGHHYVVAVVTWNAAGGGLPGAGRAVTIGAGSPPAPRDLQVTSTDPTTVQLTWSGSPQAAGYRVWVRNINSGSQSSADEFIVDTTHRDIAYLSPGTWNYEFCVTAVNGALESAKSDCVVAPHPASG comes from the coding sequence GTGCCGGATAACATCGTCGCCTCCTCCGAGGACAGCGGCATCAAGGTGACGGAGTGGGAGTACCAGGTCCGCACCGACAACGGCGACACGGTGAAGTCGGACTGGTCGCCGACCGTCAGGGCCACCGCGCATCCCAGGACCGCTCCACCACCCGTCGGCATCGTCACCACGGCCACCGCGACCGGCGTCGATGTCGTGTGGGGCGCACCCACCGGCCCGTACACCGACACCATCGACCGCTACCAGGTGATCACCTTCGACAAGGACACCCCGGGCGCCTTCATCGACAGTACCTCGGTCACCGGCAAGTCCATCCACATCGACGGCCTCACACCCGGCCACCACTACGTCGTGGCCGTCGTGACATGGAATGCCGCGGGCGGCGGCCTGCCGGGCGCCGGGCGCGCCGTCACCATCGGGGCGGGTAGCCCGCCTGCGCCCCGCGACCTCCAGGTGACCTCAACCGACCCCACCACGGTGCAACTCACCTGGTCGGGCTCCCCGCAAGCGGCCGGATACCGCGTCTGGGTCCGCAACATCAACAGCGGGAGCCAGTCCTCCGCCGACGAGTTCATCGTCGACACCACGCACCGTGACATCGCGTACCTCTCCCCCGGCACCTGGAACTACGAGTTCTGCGTCACCGCCGTCAACGGAGCCCTGGAATCCGCGAAGTCCGACTGCGTCGTCGCACCCCACCCCGCGAGCGGCTAG
- a CDS encoding leucine zipper domain-containing protein produces the protein MNAAAESRRATSRGHRNAPLTPEGRLRSCPRVDTGRPIARVAAGAGISRRCPAKRYARWRAHGENGLLDHSSRPATSPARTPEDIADLVEALRGDRPNTDQPASPPSYRGCTASHSRRSRHRQGRIHVPPFGARRPLPARLHRGPGR, from the coding sequence GTGAACGCGGCCGCCGAGTCCAGGAGAGCCACCAGCAGGGGACATCGGAACGCACCGCTGACCCCCGAAGGACGTCTGCGTTCGTGTCCGCGGGTCGACACCGGACGTCCGATCGCGCGCGTCGCTGCGGGAGCCGGGATCTCCCGCCGCTGCCCGGCGAAGAGGTACGCCCGCTGGCGCGCGCACGGCGAGAACGGACTGCTCGACCACTCCTCCCGCCCCGCCACCAGTCCCGCCCGCACCCCCGAGGACATCGCCGACCTGGTGGAGGCGCTGCGCGGCGACAGACCAAACACGGACCAGCCCGCCTCGCCGCCGAGCTACAGAGGCTGCACGGCGTCACACTCGCGCCGGTCCCGGCACCGGCAAGGACGGATACACGTACCTCCATTCGGCGCTCGACGACCACTCCCGGCTCGCCTACACCGCGGCCCTGGACGATGA
- a CDS encoding VOC family protein, whose product MDFVSIRIITSDVARLVDFYERATGARAAWSTEDFAELQTAGATLAIAGIRTVPLFAPDSARPAANHSVITEFLVDDVDRVHQNLTGFVTDFVNEPTTMPWGNRSLLFRDPDGNLVNFFTPVTPAAIERFAR is encoded by the coding sequence ATGGACTTCGTCTCGATCCGCATCATCACCAGCGACGTCGCACGCCTCGTCGACTTCTACGAGCGAGCCACAGGGGCGCGGGCGGCCTGGTCCACCGAGGACTTCGCCGAACTCCAGACCGCGGGCGCCACCCTCGCGATCGCCGGCATCCGCACCGTCCCGCTGTTCGCCCCGGACTCTGCCCGCCCGGCGGCCAATCACAGCGTGATCACCGAGTTCCTCGTCGACGACGTGGACCGCGTTCACCAGAACCTGACCGGCTTCGTCACCGACTTCGTCAACGAGCCCACCACGATGCCCTGGGGAAACCGGTCGCTGCTGTTCCGCGACCCCGACGGCAACCTCGTCAACTTCTTCACCCCCGTCACCCCGGCGGCCATCGAAAGGTTCGCACGCTGA
- a CDS encoding helix-turn-helix transcriptional regulator, with the protein MPRPTGRVLTLLELLQSGGTRTAAELADRLGVEGRTVRRYVDQLIGLDVPVESVRGRYGGYRLAPGSRLPPLMLSDDEALAVVLGLVAGRRAGLTTTTRTASETASAKIRRVLPKHVARRLDTLLEALAFTDRPGEFDTPDAGVLLTIADSVRHCRPVSIRYTDRDGRRSERTLHAYGIVAHAGRWYVTGKDAQIGKDRTFRLDRIADARTLPGSFEAPVGPGPEQRVLSGFAKAEYQHEVTLRVHGTVEQIRAHLPASVASLEEHESAAGENRATERWLRVELRAERLDWIPPVLASLDRPFVIERPDELRDLVIALADRLTSYAAEPDRKEPMS; encoded by the coding sequence ATGCCTCGACCAACCGGCCGCGTGCTGACACTCCTGGAACTGCTGCAGTCGGGCGGCACCCGGACGGCCGCCGAACTCGCCGACCGGCTCGGCGTCGAAGGGCGCACCGTGCGCCGGTATGTGGACCAACTGATCGGCCTCGACGTGCCCGTGGAATCGGTGCGTGGCCGCTACGGCGGGTACCGGCTGGCTCCCGGGAGCCGCTTGCCTCCGCTCATGCTCAGCGACGACGAGGCGCTGGCCGTGGTGCTCGGCCTGGTCGCGGGCCGCCGAGCAGGGTTGACGACGACGACGCGCACGGCAAGCGAGACGGCGTCGGCGAAGATCCGGCGGGTGCTGCCCAAGCACGTCGCCCGTCGGCTCGACACGCTCCTGGAAGCGCTCGCCTTCACGGATCGGCCCGGCGAGTTCGACACCCCGGACGCTGGGGTCCTGCTCACGATCGCCGATTCGGTGCGCCACTGCCGACCGGTCTCGATCCGCTACACCGACCGTGACGGACGGCGCAGCGAACGCACGCTGCACGCGTACGGGATCGTCGCCCATGCGGGCCGGTGGTACGTCACGGGCAAGGACGCCCAGATCGGCAAGGACCGAACCTTCCGGCTCGATCGCATCGCGGATGCGCGGACCCTGCCCGGCTCATTCGAAGCGCCAGTGGGTCCCGGTCCGGAACAGCGCGTGTTGTCAGGGTTCGCCAAGGCCGAGTACCAGCATGAGGTGACCTTGCGGGTCCACGGGACAGTTGAGCAGATCCGCGCCCACCTTCCGGCCAGCGTCGCGAGCCTGGAGGAGCACGAGTCCGCGGCCGGCGAGAACCGCGCGACCGAGCGCTGGCTGCGCGTCGAGCTCCGGGCGGAGCGGCTCGACTGGATACCCCCGGTACTCGCCTCACTCGACCGGCCGTTCGTCATCGAGCGCCCCGATGAACTCCGTGACCTCGTCATCGCGCTCGCCGATCGTCTGACGTCCTACGCCGCCGAGCCTGACCGCAAGGAACCAATGTCATGA
- a CDS encoding GNAT family N-acetyltransferase produces the protein MSFRITPLTDPARGAHSRRLAWLASDTDANPVGTAFLRLFDGGQAHLAELALHVHPVERRKSIGSRLLDTAVAAARDNARRCVVAQAGAGSPGDHFLPARGFRKVLTLRFARLPLADVDMSSLAEIIERPHSGYRLASWQGTVPDDLAQTFADSRRAMDDMPMEDTDHGITTWDVDRVRAAAKAVEQRGDHLHTVVAIDTSNGSIAGFTELVVPGGGTGDAQHYGTGVLPEHRGHGLGRWMKAESIRQAHGHYPDLGGLLTDTADSNTHMRHISDSLGYLPTHTTLQYQLDL, from the coding sequence TTGTCGTTTCGCATCACCCCACTGACCGACCCCGCTCGCGGGGCGCACAGCCGACGCCTTGCATGGCTGGCGTCCGACACCGATGCCAACCCTGTCGGAACGGCCTTTCTACGCCTGTTCGATGGCGGACAAGCGCACCTGGCCGAACTGGCCCTCCATGTTCATCCCGTGGAGCGCCGCAAGAGCATCGGCTCCCGGCTACTCGACACTGCCGTGGCCGCCGCCCGGGACAACGCCCGACGCTGCGTCGTGGCGCAGGCCGGGGCGGGATCGCCCGGCGACCACTTCCTGCCGGCCCGCGGCTTCCGCAAGGTCCTCACCTTGAGGTTCGCCCGCTTGCCCCTGGCCGATGTGGACATGTCCTCCCTGGCAGAGATCATTGAGCGTCCGCATTCCGGCTACCGGCTGGCGTCCTGGCAGGGAACCGTTCCCGACGATCTCGCCCAGACCTTCGCCGACTCACGTCGCGCCATGGACGACATGCCCATGGAGGACACCGACCACGGCATCACGACCTGGGACGTGGACAGGGTCCGGGCTGCGGCGAAGGCCGTCGAACAGCGCGGCGACCACCTGCACACCGTCGTCGCCATCGACACCTCCAACGGCTCGATCGCCGGGTTCACCGAACTCGTCGTGCCCGGCGGCGGCACAGGTGATGCCCAGCACTACGGCACCGGCGTGCTGCCCGAGCACCGCGGACACGGCCTCGGGCGCTGGATGAAGGCCGAGTCGATCCGTCAAGCCCACGGGCACTACCCGGACCTCGGCGGCCTCCTGACCGACACCGCCGACAGCAACACGCACATGAGACACATCAGCGACAGCCTCGGCTACCTGCCCACGCACACGACACTGCAGTACCAGCTCGACCTGTAG
- a CDS encoding RpiB/LacA/LacB family sugar-phosphate isomerase, whose protein sequence is MRISVSSDMEEPVARALLRQLRDRGHDVVTYGALNPGDDPQWAACSEAAAREVAAGNADQAVVCCWTGTGASIAANKVPGVRAALCTDAYTADGARRWNDANVLALSLRLTSEPLLKEILDAWFAAEASTDAEDRENVARVKRLDNTSTTP, encoded by the coding sequence ATGCGGATCTCCGTTTCCTCAGACATGGAAGAACCCGTGGCTCGAGCACTCCTCAGGCAACTGCGCGACCGCGGACACGATGTGGTGACGTACGGCGCGCTGAACCCCGGCGACGATCCACAGTGGGCAGCCTGCTCGGAGGCGGCGGCCCGCGAGGTCGCTGCCGGGAACGCCGACCAGGCCGTCGTGTGCTGCTGGACCGGTACGGGCGCGTCGATCGCCGCGAACAAGGTTCCCGGCGTACGCGCAGCCCTGTGCACGGACGCCTACACGGCGGACGGTGCGCGCCGCTGGAATGACGCCAACGTGCTCGCGCTCAGCCTGCGCCTGACCTCGGAACCGCTACTCAAAGAGATCCTCGACGCCTGGTTCGCCGCCGAGGCGAGTACGGACGCCGAGGACCGCGAGAACGTAGCGCGCGTCAAACGCCTCGACAACACCAGCACCACGCCCTGA
- a CDS encoding glyoxalase: MVMATTTSTAANTSLASVTLEVAGLEAARRFYRAFGVDTYLRLRASDAHSTGFRGFTLALTVAGPATVDSFVGAAVDAGATVLKPAAKSLWGYGGVVLAPDGTIWKIATSAKKDTGAATREIEEVVLLIGVEDVKATKQFYVGRGLTVSKSFGGKYAEFAPGQASPVKLALYKRRALAKDLGVPADGTGSHRIVLGGTAEAFTDPDGFAWEAAASLAPMPS; the protein is encoded by the coding sequence ATGGTCATGGCAACCACCACTTCCACCGCAGCCAACACGTCACTCGCGTCCGTCACCCTTGAGGTGGCCGGCCTCGAGGCCGCCCGCCGCTTCTACCGCGCCTTCGGCGTGGACACGTACCTACGCCTGCGGGCGTCCGATGCGCACTCCACCGGATTCCGTGGCTTCACCCTGGCGCTCACCGTGGCCGGGCCGGCCACCGTCGACAGCTTCGTCGGCGCCGCCGTGGACGCCGGCGCCACGGTGCTGAAGCCCGCCGCGAAGTCGCTGTGGGGCTACGGCGGGGTCGTCCTGGCCCCGGACGGGACGATCTGGAAGATCGCGACCTCGGCGAAGAAGGACACCGGCGCCGCCACCCGCGAAATCGAAGAGGTCGTCCTGCTGATCGGCGTCGAGGACGTGAAGGCCACCAAGCAGTTCTACGTCGGCCGGGGCCTGACCGTGTCCAAGAGCTTCGGCGGTAAGTACGCCGAGTTCGCCCCGGGTCAGGCCAGCCCCGTCAAGCTGGCGCTGTACAAGCGCCGTGCCCTTGCCAAGGATCTCGGCGTCCCCGCCGACGGCACCGGCTCGCACCGCATCGTCCTCGGCGGCACCGCCGAGGCCTTCACCGACCCGGACGGGTTCGCCTGGGAGGCTGCCGCGTCGCTCGCCCCCATGCCGTCCTGA
- a CDS encoding YdeI/OmpD-associated family protein, translating into MKFRAYVEPPEPMRGLEVPPEVVAALGGGARPPVTITINGHSWKSRVAIMRGRHLLGLSNANRQAAGVAIGEEAEVELELDTEPRVVVEPPDFARALDEDPVARGAYDNLAHSRKHEHVRAVESAKKPETRRRRIEKAIATLRG; encoded by the coding sequence ATGAAGTTTCGGGCCTACGTCGAACCGCCCGAGCCCATGCGGGGCCTGGAAGTTCCGCCCGAGGTGGTAGCAGCGCTCGGCGGGGGTGCGCGGCCGCCGGTGACGATCACGATCAACGGGCATTCCTGGAAGAGCCGGGTCGCCATCATGCGAGGCCGCCACCTGCTCGGCCTCAGCAACGCCAACCGGCAGGCTGCGGGTGTCGCGATCGGCGAGGAGGCCGAGGTCGAGCTGGAGCTCGACACCGAGCCCCGGGTCGTCGTCGAGCCCCCGGACTTCGCCCGGGCTCTGGACGAAGACCCGGTCGCCCGCGGCGCGTACGACAACCTCGCCCACAGTCGCAAGCACGAACATGTGCGCGCCGTCGAGAGTGCGAAGAAGCCCGAGACGCGCCGACGGCGTATTGAGAAGGCCATCGCCACCCTGCGGGGCTGA